In Plasmodium malariae genome assembly, contig: PmUG01_00_41, whole genome shotgun sequence, the DNA window atatgtttatattttaccgTTTCTTAACATACAGACCGAGTATACTCacgtacatttatataacttTATATAATAGTTATCTTATtcagaaatatattactcatatattaaatatattacttcatattaataattgCCTCACATAAAAATTcgtattcttattttttcattttactcaGTCATTAACttaatctttttatatttttcattatttctcaAGATCTTGGGAATAGCTATTATAAGAATAGCACCTAATATAATgataagaacaaaaaaaaataatacaaaagcttctttttcatttactaTATACGTGAAAGGTGTTTCTATATAATCCCAAAAGCTTTTCATAAATTCTAATGATTCTGTAAGTCCACTGTATGATTGTAGTGCTTTTAATATGGGTAATCCTATTCccaacaagaaaaaaataaaaaatatgaaaactcCAAATCCGtaatttctaaattttatttttcttaaagctatatttctaattctattgtttttttcaagaaaagtgttataatctttttttttgatccatttttttttaaaatggaaatgttttccatcaaacatTCCATCATTATAATCTATGACTTCTGTATAATATGTAGCCTTATTTAATAGACTACTATTAGactgtttattttttcctttatttctttttatattaatagatatattttctttatccGACTTCCAATTGTCTGGCATACCCACTTTTAACTGTGtaatatttgaatttttgtcttccttatattttgctagtaaTCTATAAGTTATTGTATATAATGtcttattaaaattgttctCATTAgccaaatatttattaaaaatattctaaggaaaaaaaatgaacattgattatataatagattatataatttagtaGTAAAAAActgtattaaataaaatacataacgaaataaataaataacatatatatccTTATATAGAATAACGTACGAAATCATTGTTAAAATTGCATATCCATATTAAAACGAAAAACATAGTAGTTTTGTTAAGTAAGATTAACTTAATTTTCTGTTCCATCATATATTTCTCTAATACTATATTATactaaataagaaaaaaattttaaaataatataatattcctcatatgataaaattaaatatttatttttaatattcaattttattttttcttcgtAAATACcttcaaaaattatgtaactATAACGTGTTTCacataaattacaaaaataaataacttttaaaatataatatatataatctttatagtaattaaatttaaaaaaaaaaaaaaatgcctATCATCGAAATGAATAAATTGaattcatttataataattcaaaatataaaatttaactttttaatatagtgtacaagttatataatttttttattaattctttttagaaaaaactaaaaagtAAACATATAGTTCcctattaaatttaattattaagaatatataaaatatagaatgtagagaatatatatttagtacATTGATCTACATATTAAAACAGGAATTACTAATTCTATGGATGTAATAtcgtaatatttataataatataaacatattttcaaaaaattatatatttttaataaaatattaattattggtaacaatatattaatactaataataaataaatataactatatgTTGTACAATTTttgtgtaatattttttataaagtgTATTCTAGTcattacacaaatatatgtattcttttatgtttcataatatatttttaaaatcaaatctataacatataacataatatataaaaaattttattctatatataataaatacctcttaaatatttacttatataaagaattcTTTAGTCATAGAAAAATTCGTGGTTTCTAAGTATTttcttgttcttttttttattaattatgtacatatttgtgtaaataacttatatattaaaataactgaagtattatattcaaatagtttacattctttataatatatttaatattccACTTTTTAAATAGCTATATCATGAAATGtaatcttatatatatattcttaataatattCCAATATCTTTTGAAAACAACTGTATATTCTAcgttattttctttataatgctcttttaaatatattgtttatactaatacattttacatcattatatttatatcaaatCATATATTGATATTAAGTAATTTACTTTTCTTCATTTCATATCTTTGTctaagatataataaaaatatttttatatttgcaattaaaattttgtttagaatatttgaataatagataattttcttacatattaataataaaggtattactctttttttattatatctttataaattaaacatacaaatgttcttatgataataaacattttgaataatatttcatataattaaattttatgattttatttatgttcattttacattattattatattgagatatatatttttatattttttactctaTTTTCTAATTAAGTCATACAGCATGCTAGGTTATCAAAGTTTATATAAGTtaacattcatatatacaagtTAATGGGGATAAAATATAACtcttaattttgttattataattaatacttgatcatcaaaaaatatctcattatataaatgcttattttatttatacaatatatataatagaatttttataatagtattcttaatatttaacttgatacataatatattatagtaatgaaagttattatatcatgattcatataaatttattttatattttaattcatttacaTTCATATAATACTTTGCTCTAGAATATGCTTATGTTGTAGTATATAACataccataaaaaaaaatatatatattattttctttaatgaataatatatatatatatcaatgcAACAAATTTTATTCACTTCATTTCCTCAAATTAAAGAAAGACACACATATGTTTGATTTATAActcataataaattattttaaatatattaacaattaaACGTTTAATCAAGaacaatatgaaaaatataaatctgaaaattttaaattgaatataaattatcatacatcaataaaattatgtgaattgtactataatatattccctttaatgtataaacatatattttccatggaaatttaattaaattgaaaattgtaaatatgaAACTATAATATTTAGTTAGCCTTATACAATACAATGAAATACTTAATTAAAAACTTtgaaatattcaaatataaatagaattactgttataataataatttactaTAATGCATAAAAAACGAACTGATTTAATTAGGcgcatttataaaatttaagcaCTTATAcatactaataataattatataattaaatatattaccgAAGTTGTTTTACATTAAAGAATTCATTAcagaaaaaaacataatacataccatatattttaccttttcttaaacttaattttttgatatttctTAACTTTCTTGTGGTAATAAAAAAGGcctaatataattatgacaCCTAATATAAGCAAAGGTATAACATATAGTAGATAGTTAAAAAAACTATCTACATAAACGTATCCTGCTATTTTCTCCGTTTTCAATATCTCCCCTCCCTTTTTCCTTGTTATCTTTTCCAATGCTTTAGGTACTTTATCCATTGTCCTGAACAACCAACTTACAGGTGAATTCTTCAACAACACACTTAAATCATTGTACCAATTAGTTATACCACACAAATTCAATACCTTAAACAGTACCCCCCTAATCCCACAACGCACAAATAAAtctaatatgtataatatcaGTAATACGgtcattaataataaaggtaAAACAAATCTCAATCggtattttttacatattgtTTTTACGTAAATCTTATTACAAATTGTCCTgttgtttttaagaaaatccatataatcaagttctttgaatatttttttttccatacgagaatatttctttgtttcaaatatacatttCTTATTCCTCATATTTTGTTGATTACCTCCTGCATTCATAAATGGTTTTCCATTtatatgtttcatttttcttttgggTTCTTTctcattataatatacatctTTATTTTCGCTTACAGCATAATTTGgtactttttcatttaatctTACAAAAACTGAACATTTATCCTCTTTAGATATTGCTAGTAATCgataatttttatctaattttctattatttttatagtttcGTTCTGAAGTTTTATAATAGTCACTCTAAAAAAagatgtaaatatttattatttaaaagaataagtaatttaatgacaaaaaaaatatattaaaaaaataaggcgAGAATAAAATAGATAATGCACGTATccttaattattattatcatacgAGATCAATGTTAAAAAGACATATCCAACTTAAAAGGATAAACGCAGAAATTATTGTAAATAAGAGTAACGTATTTTTTTGatccataatatatatatttaattttatgatatatgcacttaaaaatttatatcgACATAATATACTTCTAATTTTAAAGGactctatatattttttctgtttttaatttttgattatgtttttattgtaattttataaaattataataaaatgaatataacgATAAcatgttttataaaatagaCAGAAAAAcaactttaaaaatttatcataatatttttattttattattatgtataaaaaactaaattaattaagataatataatttgctttcattaaattatattaaatatatattattttattaattgttatagtaaatgaataaaatgttgttattagttttttacaaaataatatatattttaatatctGAATTATggaaattatataaagtatGGAATATAGAGAAGATAGATATAATTCATAGTTccataaattaataaactaCTTATTTAACGatgttttacttttaataataataatttcataaacaatatataattcaatatataattcagAAATTggatatttttgttaaatatacTAATTGTTATagcaatataataataaatcagAATTCCAATAATTAGTAGAACATTTAGTTTCTTGTTAATTTTAGAATATACTTGATTTACTATTTGAACGGATTCATTcctttatattaaataaaatatttataagtattttaATTCATAGAACACTAAATAATCTATGAagatattacatttaaagataaatagaaatgattatttatgcttaaataagaatacttgaaaattataatttttaattaagatCATTTTAGGCCAGTATTACTAAAGGTAATTTTTTGGAATTcatgaacaaaaaatataaacatatttaattatatatatatttatatttagaaaaaaaatatatatagttaaaaaaaaaaaaaaattaaaaataatattaaacttCTTATTACGAttcgtttaatttttttatgaatatctttccaatatttaatttcaatTCCTCTATGTCGAactataattttgaaaaattcattaaatacTTAAGAAAATACATAGTATAAGTAATACATTCCAAAACATACATGCCTTGttgttaataaaacaaatattaatattcatGTTGGGGTTCAATTTGAATTTACAATAtagtatttaaataaaaaaattagtatttaatcattttaaaggctcttaaatataacatttcCAAAAATCAtgttatttatctttttataattaatatttctatgcaaaatatatcttaatactctaactaaaatatataagaagtTAAAGTGTTAATAAAAGCATTATAACTTTTGTGTTATGttagttttatatatgacatatgtttcatttaattaacatcaaattattatatataaggtgataaaaaatatcaaaaaaaattctagTTAATATAGATTATTTGCACTTATTCACGTGTTTTATGCACCACTACTTCTCtggtatattcatatatagaataataataaaaagtatcgtaactatataaattattatccaTGGGTATGTATTTTCttgaacaaaatatatttaactttaaaatttatgtacattttatttaattgttaattaaatttcattaaaaatatattattaagttttagtaattatttatttattaatttagaaTGAAATCAGTATTTATAcggtatatattattatcggATTAACATTAGTTTTAAACTGTGTTCAATTAATAGAAcctaaaacaaaaaaatataactttttgttatcaacatttttattattattgaaatttaggtaatttttataatattccaTTAATTCCATTAACttcttaaattaaaaaataaaatgatgaaTATCACTTAatcaatttatttaattacgatctttatatgtttaaaaattaatgcgatatttataattcattcttaaaatcaaaataatatttgtgtattttgacaatatcataaataggataaatatataaaaatttaataaacacATTCTTATAttaagttttaaaatatatatttctcaagttcttttacataaattatctattatatgtatatttaaataagaagtacatgttaaataaaacacaaacttttagttatattaaatgaaaaataaagagaaacatataaattaaaactaatatacaatatatttctttgaaaaatttttaatatacttaaattcttaaaatagaaaaaagaaaaaatatgatttttaaatatttaaactaCCTCACTAGCTCGAGTGACATATTAAAAGTtactgtatatattaaatttaatgaatacataatttttattataaaaatttagattaaacatatatatacatattttcttCCTATAAAGAACTCATATTACTATGAATACtcagaaatattaatttctCAGTCTTATTAAACACaatattacatacatatatatagtgtTAAGTCAggttaataaataaattcaaaatattacattacaataggaaaagatatataaaaaaattgtacttttataaatatttagtacatatacttttatccttatttataaatatatatgcgtatattaTATCTTTACCTAGATAAAATCTACATGGATCTAATAAggaaatattttgaaaatattatattatacaaaatattatatactttttttagttCCAAGATAAACATTTTCACTcacagaaa includes these proteins:
- the PmUG01_00069400 gene encoding fam-m protein, which produces MMEQKIKLILLNKTTMFFVLIWICNFNNDFNIFNKYLANENNFNKTLYTITYRLLAKYKEDKNSNITQLKVGMPDNWKSDKENISINIKRNKGKNKQSNSSLLNKATYYTEVIDYNDGMFDGKHFHFKKKWIKKKDYNTFLEKNNRIRNIALRKIKFRNYGFGVFIFFIFFLLGIGLPILKALQSYSGLTESLEFMKSFWDYIETPFTYIVNEKEAFVLFFFVLIIILGAILIIAIPKILRNNEKYKKIKLMTE
- the PmUG01_00069500 gene encoding fam-l protein, with protein sequence MDQKNTLLLFTIISAFILLSWICLFNIDLSDYYKTSERNYKNNRKLDKNYRLLAISKEDKCSVFVRLNEKVPNYAVSENKDVYYNEKEPKRKMKHINGKPFMNAGGNQQNMRNKKCIFETKKYSRMEKKIFKELDYMDFLKNNRTICNKIYVKTICKKYRLRFVLPLLLMTVLLILYILDLFVRCGIRGVLFKVLNLCGITNWYNDLSVLLKNSPVSWLFRTMDKVPKALEKITRKKGGEILKTEKIAGYVYVDSFFNYLLYVIPLLILGVIIILGLFYYHKKVKKYQKIKFKKR